GCCGCCTCGTCGTGTGATCGTATCGAGCGCACGCTCTAGCCGGATCGGCTCGACGTTCGTGATTTCCATGACCCACGCTCTCATCCGACACGTAAATAACTTCACGTGTCACACGCCCCCTGCCGATTCGGAACGAGCCAGACCTCAGGAAAGGACGATCTGTGCCGGCCCCAGCGCGCCGTACTGCTCCTTGTGGAGCGTCATCTCGACCGCGCGCTCGAACGAGTCGAGGCCCGAAAGTTCGTGGGTGATGTAGTCGTCGATGGAGATCCGGCCCTGTTCGACCAACCGTGCAGCGAGCGTCCCGGTCGTCCGACCGGGCCCGAGGGTCAACAGTCCCGAGACGGGGTTGATCCAGTCGACGCTTTTCGACCGAAGGGTGCGCGGTGTGACCGTGAGATCGCCGATGATGTAGCCCACCTGCAGGACGGTACCGCCCCGCGTGACCATGTCGACCGCCTGGGCGAGCGGGTCGGACCCGTCCGTCCCGTGGTCTTGATCGCCGCCGACGGCCTCGATCACGACGTCAGCGCCGATTCCACCGGTTCGTTCACGGACTGCCGTGACCGCATCAGTCGAAGTGGCATCGATCGGCGACAGTCCGTGGCGAGCAGCGATATCGAGTTTCCGTGGATCGATATCGACGACGATGACGTCGCTTGCGCCCTGGAGCAGGGCGAGTTGCGCGGACTGAAACCCCATGACCCCCGTCCCGACGACGGCGACGATATCACCTTGTTCGATACCGGCGTCTCTGAGACACAGCACGGAACTGGCGAGCGGCTGCATCGCGGCGGCCTCCGCATCGCTGACCCCCTCGGGTACCCGACAGAGCGGCTCGGCGGGAAGCGAGACGTACTCCGCGAGGGCACCGGGGATGTCGTACCCGATGTAGGTCTTGTCCGTACAGTGGAGTGCCCGGCCCGACGTACAGTAGTTGCACTCACCACACGGGATCTTGCCGGGGGCATAGACCCGATCGCCGGGCTCGAAGGAAGCTACCTCGTCGCCGACCTCGACGACCTCTCCGCAGAACTCGTGACCGAACAGCCGAGCGCTCCCGCCGTCGAGCCGATCGCGGACCGTCTCGTAATGGGCGATCTCCTCCCCGTGATAGAGGTTACATTCCGTGACGCTGAGTTGAACGCGCTTGACCTCGACGAGCACGTCGGTCGCCCCGATCGATGGCATCGGAACGTCTTCGACACGAGCCTCGCCGAACGCCTCACACACGACGGCATCCATGTGACCAGCCATCTATCCCCCCGTACAAAGAGGTTGGCCTCGGATCGAGGGAGTCGCTCGGGGTGTTTGAGACCCCACGAGACGGTGATGATCGGCTCGAACCACGCGCCTGGCGGGCCTAGCGATCAGTCGACGCGAAACCGTTCCAGGACGCCGTGATCGATCTCGATGCCCAGTCCCGGACCGCCGGGAACCGCTACCGACGCCCCCTCGTTGACGATCGGGTCGACCGCGAGCTCGTCACGGATGGGGTTCGGCGTGCGGTCGAACTCGAGCATCGGGTTTCCGGGGATCGTAGCGAGGACCTGTAGGCTCGCGGCTAAGGCGACGACGCTCCCGAAGACGTGGGGTAAACACTGCACGTTCCTGGCATCCGCAAGCGACGCGATCCGCCGCATCGACGTGATGCCGCCCGCACTCGTCACGTCCGGCTGGGCGTAGCTGACCGCCTGCCGATCGAACACCCGGTCGAACTCCTCGACGAACGCCCAACACTCCCCTCCGGCGATCGGGACGTCGAGTTCGCGGTTCAACCTCGCGTACTCCTCGACGTGCTGTGGTCCGATCGGTTCCTCGAAGAAGTAGATGTCGAGGTCGTTCAGCCGTCTCCCGACCCGCCGCGCGTCGGCCGTGTCGTATCCGTGATTCGCGTCGGCCATCAGCCGGATATCGTCCCCGACGGCGTCCCGTATCGCGCGCAGTATCTCGACGTCGGTATCGATGGACCACGGAAAGTGACGACCGACCCCGATCTTCACCTTCAGGGCGTCGAACCCGGCATCGACGTTGCCCTCCGCCTCCTCGACGACGGCTCGTTTGAACGCATCGGTGCCATCGACGTCGGGAAAGAAATGGCCTGTGGCGTACGCCTGGACCGCCTCACGCCGCCGACCGCCGAGTAGACGCGAGACCGACTCGCCGGCGATCTTCCCGTAACAGTCCCAAAGCGCCATATCGACGCCGCTCACGACGCTGGCCGGCACGTAGGAGTGATACGACGAGCGGAGTTTGAACGTCAACTCGTCGTGGATGCGTTCGACGTCGCGTGGGTCCTTCCCGATCAACCAGGGGGTGACGTACTCCTCAACGACCTCCCGGTTGCCCGCGACGGGCCCCCAACACTCGCCCCACCCGACGGTGCCATCGTCGGTTTCGATCCGGACCAGACAGTACTCCCGGCTATCGATCCACTTCTGTGCGTTTGCGAACCGTTCGTCGAGGTCTCTGTACAGCGCGACGGCCTCTACGTCTCGGATCTGCATGGACCGTCGTTTGTCGGCCAGCTAATCAATATTCCGGTGTCGAGGACGGGCGCGGTACCGCGTCACTGCCTCGCCTGCCAGAACGAGAGGAGAGTCAGCGCTCCTATGGATCGAGCTGTGCGGTGAGCTCGCCGACCGGGAGGTCGTCCTTCAGTCGCTGAATCGTCGCTTCGAGCTCTTCGGCCGCCGATCGATCGAGCCGTGTCTCGGCGCACTCGAAGAACTTGTCACGAAGACGCTCCTCGCTCAACGGGTTGTTCGGGCTGCCGGGTGCGTATTGCTCTCGGGCGGTGAGTTCGTCGCCAGCGGTCGTCTGAACGCGTACGGTCGCCCCGTAGCCGGCGAAGTCGTCACCGAACAGGTCGTCCTCGAACGCGCGCTCGACCTTGTCGATCGTCGCCCGGGTCTGAGGATCGGTAACGTACTCGTCGGTGAACTCGTGAATACCGGCCTCGCCCTCCCGGAGGATGGCCGCGAGACAGAACTCGATCGAGAACTTCGCCTGGAGGGCGTTCTCCGGCTGTGCGTGTATGAGCATCTCGGAAGCGGCATCCTCGAGGGAAACGGTGATCCGATCGACCGTTTCCGGCGTCAGATCGTGTTCCAGCACCAGGTTACGCATGGCATCCATCGCCGCGTGGGTGATGACGCCGGACGGATACGGCTTGTACCCGATGTCCGTGACGTTCCACGATTCGCCCAGCCCCTCCGTGATCTCCGCCGGATCGTAGCCGTCGTGCATCGTCATCACCTCCCCGTAGCCGAGGTCGCCTTCGAAGACGGCTTCGTCGGCGGTAAATCCCTCGTCGGCGAGCAGTGTCGATCTCACGCCCATCTCGGCGGCATGCCCCGCGTGTAACGGTTTCGTCATCGATCCGAAGTTCTTCTTCAACGACGACGAGAGGGAAGCGGCGATTCCGAACGCGTGCACGAGCGCGGTCCGGTCGAGATCCAGAACCGAGCCGGCAGCAGCGACCGCTCCGAACGTACCGATCGTGCCCGTCGCATGCCACCCGTTCCGGTAGTGTTCGGGGTAGGTACTGTGGCCGACTCTGAACGCCACCTCACAACCGACGACGTAGCCGGTCAGGAGGTCCCGAGTCGTCGTATCGATGGACTCCGCAGCGGCGAGCGAAGCGGCGAAGACCGGTGAAGTCGGATGGATGACGATCGATTCGAACGTGTCGTCGTAATCGATCGCGTGCCCGAACGCGCCGTTGGCCAGAGCAGCACCGGGAACGCTCGCCGTCCCTCGGCAGAAGACGGTGCTCTGGTCGCCGGAGGCGCTACGATCGACGTAGGCGGAGATTCGGTCCCCGACGTCGTGATGCGACCCGTAGAGTGCGACCCCGATGTAGTCCCGAATCGCCGTTTGGGAGTGATCGATGGCGTCGGTCGTGATGTCCGAAAACGTAGTCTCAGCCGTGAAGTCGGCTAGCAGCGCTGTCTCAGCCATGATTCCACGTATGAGATCGCAAGTATATAAATCAAGTTGGTGAACAGGATCGGTTACTGTGGGGAGTTGAGCAGGTTCAGTTCGAGTTCGTTGGCGAACCCGAGGATGAGATCCGGGAGTTCCTCCCCGTAGAGGTCCCCCTTCAGCCGATGGGCCGGAGCCGAGACACTGAACGCGCCGAGAACGGAATCGTGGGGCGTCATGACTGGAACTCCGACGGCTCGGAGCCCCTTGATCGATTCACCGTCGTTGAACGCCACGCCGACGGATCGGATCCGTTCGAGCTCGTCGTACAGTTCCTCGCGGTCGGTGATCGTCTCGGCCGTTTCCGCGGGCAGTCCCCAGCGGTCGATGATCTCCTCCACGCGGTCATCGGGGAGGTATGCGAGGATCGCTTTGCCTGCAGCACTGGAGTGGAGATACCGACGCTTGCCGGTATAGCGGTCTATCTGAACCGAGTGTTGGCTGATCTCGGTGTGGAGGTAGATGCCACGCCCGCCGTTTTCGACGACGAACTGCGCGCGTTCGTCCACCTCCTCGACCAATCGCGAGACCATTTCGATCGCCAACCGGTATCCCCTCCGACTGTTCCGGATATGGCCGCCGATCGTGAGAAAGCGCATACCGACCCGGTACTCGTCACCTTCTTTCCGTGCGTAGCCCAGCTGCTCGAGGGTTACGAGGTGTTTGTGGATGGTACTCGGTGCGAGATCGAGATGCGTGGCGAGTTCGTGAACACGGGCCCCGTTCAGTTCCTGAAGGGCGTGAACGATTTCGTAGGACCGTTCGACGGAAGCCACCGTCGTTCTGGATGTGCCGGCCATGCCAGGTGAAAACACACACAGGCATATATAATTCACTATTCGTGAATCGAAGTCTGCGTGAACGAACCACGATTCTGCTCAGGATTCGGGACTGTTATCGGACATACGTATCTGAGACGGCGTGGGTTCAACGGATCTTCGCGAAACAACCGGACACCGTGGGTCTGTTCGCCGGTAGAGCACCCCCCCGATGCGAATTTTCGGCTCATTCGACGGGACATCGGTATTCGAACCGGTCGGGTAAACAGGCCTCTCGTCTATGGGAACCATGCGTCAGTACTCCCATTCGAGAACCGTGTACGCGCGGTTCTCCGATCTGATACACGGAAGTTATTACATGCGTACGGATGTAAACTCATCCGGGCCAAAGAGCGAAAGATCTATACGTACCCGGCGGTTATTCTGGCCTGTTAGATTCTTCTTTCTCGTATTGTTGATATTACAAACCAGCGAGGCGAGTTGGGGACCACGGACTTGGGGAAGACCGGCTAGTGCATTTCGCAGGAGTGAATCAGTCGACGCCGCGCGTCTCCCGACTGCTATCCTGCCTAGTGGGTTCGAGAGAACGGGAACCACCTCGGATGGAGGAAAACGGCTCGATCCATCGTAGTACATGAGGAGCGTTAACTCGGTGCAGTACCAACTACGAGTATGTCACGTTACGAAGCTTCCTTCGAGATCGACTCGAAAACCGACTCGTACGCCGCTCAGCGCATCCTAGAGAAAGTATACGACACGATTCGAGAAGAATCGCGGAGCGTTCGTGAAGGCACAGACGACGCGACTGTGCTTCTTCAAGAGTTCAAAACGCTTCGAGACGCAGCGAAGCACTCAACGGCGGGCGAACTGACGATCACCTACGAGCAATACGACCGCGAATTCGACGACTAAGGGCACGACGATACGTTCCGTTGTGAGACCTCCCTGTGGATTCGATAGGGTACTCAAAACAGCAGGCCCGGTCACTCTCCGGTCGACGTCGAGACGATCGAACGGGCCTCACACTCCGGGCACTGATCGTGATGGATGTGAAAGCGTGCGTCACACGCCTGACACCGGTAGTTCGTGTCCTCTTGGGCAGTCTCCGTTGCCGTCCGCTTGACCCGTTCGACCTGCCTGCCGATCCGTTTGAACAATCCCATTTGTCTCTTAGAAGGAGGCCCACGAGGGCAATAAGCGTTGGCTGGATCGTCGGCTGAAAGTTCGTGTCTGAGCGATCGAATTGTACAGATCAACCACCCGTAACGCTTGGGGACGAACGGTTACCGGAAGAGATCGAATCGAACACTTGGGTCGGCCACACTACAGCATGGAGCATTCATCTCCGAGATCTGTACTTCGGTGAAAACCCTTATGCCCAGACACAAGCTATCTTCGTAGATGGGAGATGTTTTCGTCGGGAGCCTCATGTCTTCGCCGGTGTACACCGTGGGCACCGAGACGTCGCTTCGCGATGCTGGAAGGACGATGCTCAATCACGGTATCGGCTCGGTCATCGTCGTCGGCGACGACGATCGACTCGAAGGAATTCTCACTGCGACTGATTTCATCAGAATCATCGCAGAAGGAGACCCCGATCCGAACGCGATCGTTGGCACATCTATGAGTTCGGACGTCACCACGACCACCGCGAACGAATCCATCCGTAGCGTTGCGGATCTGATGCTCGAATATGGCTTCCACCACGTTCCAGTCGTCGACGAAGGACGGGTCATCGGTGTCATCACGACGACGGACCTGACAGCATATCTCTCGAGTTGAGAGGAAGCGAGTCTATCCGAGCCGATCAACAGGGAACACGAGTCGTCAGTGGATGGTAACGAGAAGAGTGCATTTCTTCCGGGATTTTCACACCCCTAGTCACGTCTCCTGCTACGGGTTATAACGCTCGGTCGATCGGTTGATGTAGATACCAGTGCTTTTCCCCGTAAGAGTCTCTTCTCGGTATGTCCTTCTCTTTGACTTCTCTGGCAGCCCAGGGGCTGGTCTCGACGCCAGTGACTGTCGAGGTGCTCGTCGTTTTCGCGCTCGTTCTCTTTGCGACTGAACGGTTCCCGATCGACGTCATCGCCATTCTGGTGATGGTTCTGTTGACGAGCGTCATCAGCAACAACGCGAGCGTCGTGTTGATGATTCCGGTGGCTGCCAGCGCCGCCCAATCGATCGGTGCGAACGCGTTCGCGTTCGTCTCGCCGTTACGTTCGCGGCCTCCACGGCGTTTATGACGCCCGTGGGCTATCAGACGAGTCTCGTCGTCTACGGACCCGGTGGTTAGACGTTCTCCGACTTCATTCGCATCGGTGCACCGTTACAGCTGCTTGTCGGTCGTCACCGTCCTCGAAATCGCGTTCGTCCGGGGAGTCCGCGTGTGAGTGAGGACGAACGCGCCTCGACGAAGTACCGACGCTCGCTGGAGAGGGATCTCTCGTCCTCTGTAGGCCCAGCGGGAGTACGCCACACGATTCCCCTACCAGGCGGTCGCCTACGACACGTCGTTACCACTCGAAGGGAAGTTCCGAGAAAACTGAACTGTTACCGGTCGTCACCGCGCGGTGACGGTCGGTGTCTTAGGCGCGGACGACGTTCGTCGCGCGGGGGCCCTTGGGGGCCTGTTCGATGTCGAATTCGATATCCGTCCCTTCTTCGAGGTCAGCGCCGCCAACGTCCTCCATGTGGAAGAACACGTCGTCGTCCGCATCCTCGGTGGAAATGAAACCGTAGCCGCCAGTTTGATTGAAGAAATCAACCGTACCGTTTGCCATTACAAACAAACGTAGCCCCCTGCCACGGATAACGCTTCCGAGGGTCGCGGTACCACGACCCGACATCGGCGAACGGGCGCTCCGAATCGGGGTGGACGTGCTTACCCGGGCGATCATCGACTGCCGGGGCTAGCCCGGTCAGTACTCCGATCGACGACTCATAGACACGGGGGATCATACAGCCCCGTCTAACACGGTCGTGATCCACCTTCGCCGGACTAGACGTCTCGACCCGGTCCTATGCGAAGTCGGCGATGACCGCACCGACGAGCTGTTGGAGCACGTAGTAGGTGACGATCACCACGACGACCATCGCGGAGCGATACGCGAACGCGATCAGCAGCGCGATACCCAGGTTCTTCAGCCCGGCGGTGAAGAACAGCGGGAGGTAGGTCGATCGGTCGATCCCCATGGCGGCGCTCGCGGCCCGGACGGCGACGAATCCGACGCCGAGCAGCGACACGACGAGCGCCCCGACGACGCCGAAACTCGCCGGGTCGATCGCCCCGACGTCGACGCTCGCGATGCTTGAGTAGATGAGACACAGGATGGCGAGGCCCGACCCCCGGTCGACGGCGGCGTCACCGATCACGTGCTCGGGGAGGGCGATCACGAGGACGAGGCCGCCGAGGACGATCACCAGGAGGTCGACCACCATGGTTTCGACCGGGAGCGCAACCCGGCGATCGAGAAGCGACGAGAGGACGAACGGGGTGAGCAGGGGCGCAACGGCGAGCGAACTGATCGAGACGAGCGCGGCCAGTTCCGAATCGCCCCCGGCGAGCCGGGTCCAGATGATCGCGCTCCCGGCGGTCGTCGGCGCGGCGAGGACGATCGCCATCCCGATCAGGGCGTCGCCGGTCAGGACCGCGTCGGCGATCCGGATCCCGCCGAACGGCAGGAGGACGTACGAGACGGCCAGCGAACAGAGGATCACGAGCCCGTACGAGCGGTACTCGACGGTCGCGACGCTGATCCCGCGAAGCGAGCCGTACACCAGAAAGATCACCAGCGGCGTGACGAGCACGTCGGCGTACCGACCCGGCCCCGGCACGAGGACGCCGAGGACGACCGCAGCGAGAACCAGCCCGACGTTCTCGAACCGCCGGGCCCGACCGACGTACCGATGCCACGTCTCGTTCACGTATCGTCTCTCTCGTCCCGTGTCGTTCATACTCGGTCATACCTCCATCGGTCGTTGACAGAGCGGGACTCGCTCGCGCTGTGGCCCGTCACATCAGGGACGTGCCGTTGGATGTCCTCTGACCGACGGTATCACGACCACGGGTGGATCGAAGTAGTGAACCATTCTGTCCTCAAGGAGAACGGTACGGCGAGAGAAACCGGCGACGCTATGGCGAGGTGGAAGCGAGATCGGCAGATCCGACAGGGAGGACCGAAGTCGGACCGCCGTGACGCAGTGATTGGCAGACGATGCGTGGTTGCCGCGCGATACCGTAGTTAGCGTACGATTCCAGTCCGTCGGGTTGTTGTGTCGGTCTCGTTCGATGTATCGGTGTACCGTGGTGGTTGGTGGACGATTCGATCGCGGGTACCCACCGCGCTTCGAACGGGGCGGCGGGTGTGTGAGGTAGTATAGCACACAGCATAATAAGGGTTTCTGATAGCTGGACAACTACTCCCGTCGCCGATCCAGCGGGTGGACGTTTTTATGTCCCCTCTCCGACGGTACCGACGGGATGGCACGAACCCTCTTCGACCGGAAACCGGACGATCGGATCGAGGTGCTCGCGCCCGACGGGAGCGTCCTCGCGCCGGGACTCGTTCCCGACCTCGGATCCGATTGGCTGGCGGCGATGTACCGCGACATGCGCTTCTGCCGGCGGTTCGACGAGCGCATGATCAGCCTCCAGCGACAGGGTCGGCTGGGGACCTACTCCTCGTTGGCGGGCCAGGAGGGCTCCCAGATCGGAAGCACGTATGCGCTGGCGGACGACGACGTGATCTCCTATCAGTACCGCGAACACGGCGCGCTCGTCGCCCGCGGGATGCCCTGGGAGTACCTGCTGTACTGGATGGGCCACGAGGCGGGCAACGCCGCGCTCGCGGATCTCGACGTATTCCCGCTGAACATCACCATCGGCGACCACCTTCCCCATGCCGTCGGCTGGGCGTGGGCCGCGAAACTCGCCGGTGACGACCGCGCGACAGTCGCGCACTTCGGGGACGGCGCGACCAGCGAGGGCGACTTCCACGAGGCGCTGAATTTTGCAGGGGT
The nucleotide sequence above comes from Halalkalicoccus sp. NIPERK01. Encoded proteins:
- a CDS encoding MmgE/PrpD family protein — its product is MAETALLADFTAETTFSDITTDAIDHSQTAIRDYIGVALYGSHHDVGDRISAYVDRSASGDQSTVFCRGTASVPGAALANGAFGHAIDYDDTFESIVIHPTSPVFAASLAAAESIDTTTRDLLTGYVVGCEVAFRVGHSTYPEHYRNGWHATGTIGTFGAVAAAGSVLDLDRTALVHAFGIAASLSSSLKKNFGSMTKPLHAGHAAEMGVRSTLLADEGFTADEAVFEGDLGYGEVMTMHDGYDPAEITEGLGESWNVTDIGYKPYPSGVITHAAMDAMRNLVLEHDLTPETVDRITVSLEDAASEMLIHAQPENALQAKFSIEFCLAAILREGEAGIHEFTDEYVTDPQTRATIDKVERAFEDDLFGDDFAGYGATVRVQTTAGDELTAREQYAPGSPNNPLSEERLRDKFFECAETRLDRSAAEELEATIQRLKDDLPVGELTAQLDP
- a CDS encoding mandelate racemase/muconate lactonizing enzyme family protein; protein product: MQIRDVEAVALYRDLDERFANAQKWIDSREYCLVRIETDDGTVGWGECWGPVAGNREVVEEYVTPWLIGKDPRDVERIHDELTFKLRSSYHSYVPASVVSGVDMALWDCYGKIAGESVSRLLGGRRREAVQAYATGHFFPDVDGTDAFKRAVVEEAEGNVDAGFDALKVKIGVGRHFPWSIDTDVEILRAIRDAVGDDIRLMADANHGYDTADARRVGRRLNDLDIYFFEEPIGPQHVEEYARLNRELDVPIAGGECWAFVEEFDRVFDRQAVSYAQPDVTSAGGITSMRRIASLADARNVQCLPHVFGSVVALAASLQVLATIPGNPMLEFDRTPNPIRDELAVDPIVNEGASVAVPGGPGLGIEIDHGVLERFRVD
- a CDS encoding bile acid:sodium symporter, translating into MNDTGRERRYVNETWHRYVGRARRFENVGLVLAAVVLGVLVPGPGRYADVLVTPLVIFLVYGSLRGISVATVEYRSYGLVILCSLAVSYVLLPFGGIRIADAVLTGDALIGMAIVLAAPTTAGSAIIWTRLAGGDSELAALVSISSLAVAPLLTPFVLSSLLDRRVALPVETMVVDLLVIVLGGLVLVIALPEHVIGDAAVDRGSGLAILCLIYSSIASVDVGAIDPASFGVVGALVVSLLGVGFVAVRAASAAMGIDRSTYLPLFFTAGLKNLGIALLIAFAYRSAMVVVVIVTYYVLQQLVGAVIADFA
- a CDS encoding cyclic nucleotide-binding/CBS domain-containing protein, whose translation is MGDVFVGSLMSSPVYTVGTETSLRDAGRTMLNHGIGSVIVVGDDDRLEGILTATDFIRIIAEGDPDPNAIVGTSMSSDVTTTTANESIRSVADLMLEYGFHHVPVVDEGRVIGVITTTDLTAYLSS
- a CDS encoding cold-shock protein → MANGTVDFFNQTGGYGFISTEDADDDVFFHMEDVGGADLEEGTDIEFDIEQAPKGPRATNVVRA
- a CDS encoding IclR family transcriptional regulator produces the protein MAGTSRTTVASVERSYEIVHALQELNGARVHELATHLDLAPSTIHKHLVTLEQLGYARKEGDEYRVGMRFLTIGGHIRNSRRGYRLAIEMVSRLVEEVDERAQFVVENGGRGIYLHTEISQHSVQIDRYTGKRRYLHSSAAGKAILAYLPDDRVEEIIDRWGLPAETAETITDREELYDELERIRSVGVAFNDGESIKGLRAVGVPVMTPHDSVLGAFSVSAPAHRLKGDLYGEELPDLILGFANELELNLLNSPQ
- a CDS encoding zinc-binding dehydrogenase, whose product is MDAVVCEAFGEARVEDVPMPSIGATDVLVEVKRVQLSVTECNLYHGEEIAHYETVRDRLDGGSARLFGHEFCGEVVEVGDEVASFEPGDRVYAPGKIPCGECNYCTSGRALHCTDKTYIGYDIPGALAEYVSLPAEPLCRVPEGVSDAEAAAMQPLASSVLCLRDAGIEQGDIVAVVGTGVMGFQSAQLALLQGASDVIVVDIDPRKLDIAARHGLSPIDATSTDAVTAVRERTGGIGADVVIEAVGGDQDHGTDGSDPLAQAVDMVTRGGTVLQVGYIIGDLTVTPRTLRSKSVDWINPVSGLLTLGPGRTTGTLAARLVEQGRISIDDYITHELSGLDSFERAVEMTLHKEQYGALGPAQIVLS